The following proteins come from a genomic window of Achromobacter deleyi:
- a CDS encoding LamB/YcsF family protein, whose protein sequence is MSTSIDLNCDMGESYGAWSMGNDAAVLAFVSSANIACGFHGGDPATMRKTVAAALKQGVALGAHPSLQDLVGFGRRAIPITPDEAYDITVYQIGALAGVAASQGARLHHVKAHGALYNMAAKDENLARAICQAVKDVDASLVLYGLAGSKLVDAARAIGLAAANEVFADRSYQDDGSLTPRTRAGAMIEDVDQAVAQVVRMVQEGKVRSVDGKDVPVQADTLCIHGDQPNALVFARAIREALERAGIAVRTPSAHA, encoded by the coding sequence ATGAGCACAAGCATCGACCTGAACTGCGACATGGGCGAAAGCTACGGCGCCTGGAGCATGGGCAACGACGCCGCCGTGCTGGCCTTCGTCAGCTCGGCCAACATCGCCTGCGGTTTTCACGGCGGCGACCCCGCCACCATGCGCAAGACCGTGGCCGCCGCCCTCAAGCAGGGCGTGGCGCTGGGCGCGCATCCCAGCCTGCAGGACCTGGTGGGCTTCGGCCGCCGCGCGATTCCGATCACGCCGGACGAGGCCTACGACATCACGGTCTACCAGATCGGCGCGCTGGCCGGCGTGGCCGCCTCGCAAGGCGCGCGGCTGCATCACGTCAAGGCGCATGGCGCGCTCTACAACATGGCCGCCAAGGACGAGAACCTGGCGCGCGCCATCTGCCAGGCGGTCAAGGACGTGGACGCCTCGCTGGTGCTGTACGGGCTGGCGGGCAGCAAGCTGGTCGACGCCGCGCGCGCCATCGGGCTGGCCGCGGCCAACGAGGTCTTCGCCGACCGCTCCTACCAGGACGACGGCTCGCTCACGCCGCGCACCCGCGCCGGCGCCATGATCGAGGACGTCGACCAGGCGGTGGCGCAGGTCGTGCGCATGGTCCAGGAAGGCAAGGTGCGCTCGGTCGACGGCAAGGACGTGCCGGTGCAGGCCGACACGCTCTGTATCCACGGCGACCAGCCCAATGCGCTGGTGTTCGCCCGCGCCATCCGCGAGGCGCTGGAACGCGCCGGCATCGCCGTGCGCACGCCGTCCGCGCACGCCTGA
- the pxpB gene encoding 5-oxoprolinase subunit PxpB, protein MNAISDISSPAETSWRIQPQGDRCLIVAFGDQIDATIGRTCLAAARKLRDAGLPGVTDVVPSFVAVAVHYRPDGLGNGPTYADLAERIEALLADGIAADNAAGREVDVPVCYGGEHGPDLQDVAKVAGLTPDEVIALHSGPRSMVFMLGFAPGHAYLGVHDEKLNLPRRASPRTAVPPGAVAIANRQTVIYPNRLPGGWHIIGATPLVMFDPAREPAAYLQPGDSVRFVPITPDEFERLREARP, encoded by the coding sequence TTGAACGCTATATCAGACATATCTTCTCCGGCCGAAACCTCCTGGCGCATCCAGCCCCAGGGTGACCGCTGCCTGATCGTCGCTTTCGGCGACCAGATCGACGCCACGATCGGCCGCACCTGTCTGGCGGCGGCGCGCAAGCTGCGCGACGCCGGCCTGCCGGGCGTGACCGACGTGGTGCCATCGTTCGTGGCGGTGGCGGTGCATTACCGGCCCGATGGCCTGGGCAACGGCCCCACCTATGCCGACCTGGCCGAGCGCATCGAAGCGCTGCTGGCCGACGGCATCGCGGCCGACAACGCCGCCGGCCGCGAGGTCGACGTGCCCGTCTGCTACGGCGGCGAACACGGCCCCGACCTGCAGGATGTCGCCAAGGTCGCCGGCCTCACGCCCGACGAAGTCATCGCGCTGCACAGCGGCCCGCGCAGCATGGTGTTCATGCTGGGCTTCGCTCCCGGCCACGCCTACCTGGGCGTGCACGACGAAAAACTGAACCTGCCGCGGCGCGCCTCGCCGCGCACCGCCGTGCCGCCCGGCGCGGTGGCCATCGCCAACCGCCAGACCGTGATCTACCCCAACCGCCTGCCCGGCGGCTGGCACATCATCGGCGCCACGCCGCTGGTCATGTTCGACCCCGCGCGCGAACCCGCCGCGTACCTGCAGCCGGGCGATTCGGTCCGCTTCGTGCCGATCACCCCCGACGAATTCGAGCGCCTGCGGGAGGCCCGGCCGTGA
- a CDS encoding GntR family transcriptional regulator, translating to MDVKAPATIPYFLQEQIRELIVDGTIRPGQPLREQELEQRFGTSRSPIREALRLLELSGLVTHVQRKGFRVTLYTETQIRHLYKLRAELEAYCIRQVAEIDDISPLVAELRSYDEAIAAAIAKRDVRAYISALREFYLAGARFTGNSPLADVLTKLYEQVEPLRYLLARQTMASNNLQAYTQGITQALDQRDFDRAAELTRNYVIDVLPGILRAYHEASLQDAEESAPRYGRA from the coding sequence TTGGACGTCAAAGCGCCCGCCACGATTCCGTATTTCCTTCAGGAACAGATTCGTGAATTGATAGTGGATGGCACTATCAGGCCCGGGCAGCCATTGCGGGAACAGGAACTGGAGCAGCGTTTCGGCACCAGCCGCAGTCCCATCCGGGAAGCGCTGCGTCTGCTGGAACTGAGCGGCCTGGTGACGCACGTCCAACGCAAAGGCTTCCGGGTCACCCTGTACACCGAGACCCAGATCCGCCACCTGTACAAGTTGCGCGCGGAACTGGAAGCCTATTGCATCCGCCAGGTCGCCGAGATCGACGACATCTCGCCGCTGGTGGCCGAACTGCGCAGCTATGACGAGGCGATTGCCGCGGCCATCGCCAAGCGCGACGTGCGCGCCTATATCTCGGCGCTGCGCGAGTTCTACCTGGCCGGCGCCCGTTTCACCGGCAATTCGCCGCTGGCGGACGTGCTGACCAAGCTGTACGAGCAGGTCGAGCCGCTGCGCTACCTGCTGGCCAGGCAGACCATGGCCTCGAACAACCTGCAGGCCTATACCCAGGGCATCACGCAGGCGCTGGACCAGCGCGATTTCGACCGCGCCGCCGAGCTGACGCGCAATTACGTGATCGACGTGCTGCCGGGCATCCTGCGGGCTTACCACGAGGCGTCGCTGCAGGACGCCGAAGAGTCCGCGCCGCGCTACGGGCGCGCATAA
- a CDS encoding trimeric intracellular cation channel family protein: protein MFYDLSPALLHTLYLVAIVAEAMTAALSAGRRDMDWMGVCIIACVTALGGGSLRDVLLGHYPLTWVVHPEYLWMTAGAALLTALIAPVMRRLRSVFLLADALGLVAFTVIGCQVAQLMQLPITVVLISGMITGCAGGVLRDVLCNEVPLLFRKELYASVSVVTGALYLGVQALGLPANAAVPIALAVGLALRLLALRFNWQMPKFVYRDDWH, encoded by the coding sequence ATGTTTTACGATCTTTCGCCCGCCCTGCTGCACACGCTCTACCTGGTCGCCATCGTGGCCGAAGCCATGACCGCCGCGCTGTCTGCCGGTCGGCGCGACATGGACTGGATGGGGGTGTGCATCATCGCCTGCGTCACCGCGCTGGGCGGCGGCTCGCTGCGCGACGTGCTGCTGGGGCACTATCCGCTGACCTGGGTGGTGCACCCCGAGTACCTGTGGATGACGGCGGGCGCGGCCCTGCTGACCGCGCTGATCGCCCCGGTGATGCGGCGCCTGCGCAGCGTGTTCCTGCTGGCCGACGCCCTGGGCCTGGTGGCGTTCACGGTCATCGGCTGCCAGGTGGCGCAGCTGATGCAATTGCCGATCACGGTGGTGCTGATCAGCGGCATGATCACCGGCTGCGCCGGCGGTGTGCTGCGCGACGTGCTCTGCAACGAGGTGCCGCTGCTGTTCCGCAAGGAGCTGTACGCCAGCGTGTCGGTGGTGACCGGGGCGCTCTACCTGGGCGTGCAGGCCCTGGGGCTGCCGGCCAACGCCGCCGTGCCGATCGCGCTGGCGGTCGGGCTGGCGCTGCGCCTGCTGGCCCTGCGCTTCAACTGGCAGATGCCGAAGTTCGTGTACCGCGACGATTGGCACTGA
- a CDS encoding biotin-dependent carboxyltransferase family protein — translation MSVAVIKPGMLSSFQNRGREGYQHQGIPAAGAMDERAHRLANALAGNSGDPATLEMTLTGPTLRFDAPACFALAGADLGATLNGQEIPPHRPLIARAGDTLAFGARPANGVRAYLAVHGGFALTPVMGSETTYLRSGFGGFEGRALAKGDQVGLRQTLDGRDLDALQKALWDLRIYLPGALGNKQRDTIRFLPGMQWQEFSEATRHAFGGSEFRISPQSDRMGYRLQGPALSMSQPRQMLSEAACFGTVQVPSGGEAIILMADRQTTGGYPKIAQIATVDLPLLAQYAPGRTLRFSLIELDEAQRLDGERERAFTQLLDALAPLRALLAQTGTPS, via the coding sequence GTGAGCGTTGCCGTCATCAAGCCGGGCATGCTGTCCAGCTTCCAGAACCGCGGCCGCGAAGGCTACCAGCACCAGGGCATCCCGGCCGCCGGCGCCATGGACGAACGCGCCCACCGCCTGGCCAACGCGCTCGCCGGCAACAGCGGCGACCCCGCCACGCTCGAGATGACCCTGACCGGCCCCACGCTGCGCTTCGATGCGCCGGCCTGCTTCGCGCTGGCGGGCGCCGACCTGGGCGCCACGCTCAATGGCCAGGAGATCCCGCCGCACCGCCCCCTGATCGCCCGCGCCGGCGACACGCTGGCGTTCGGCGCGCGCCCCGCCAACGGCGTGCGCGCCTACCTGGCGGTGCACGGCGGCTTCGCGCTGACGCCGGTGATGGGCAGCGAAACCACTTACCTGCGCAGCGGCTTCGGCGGCTTCGAGGGCCGCGCGCTGGCCAAGGGTGACCAGGTCGGCCTGCGCCAAACGCTCGACGGCCGCGACCTCGACGCCTTGCAAAAGGCCCTGTGGGACCTGCGCATCTACCTGCCTGGCGCGCTCGGCAACAAGCAACGCGACACCATCCGCTTCCTGCCGGGCATGCAGTGGCAGGAATTCTCCGAAGCCACCCGCCATGCCTTCGGCGGCTCGGAATTCCGCATCAGCCCGCAGTCCGACCGCATGGGCTACCGCCTGCAGGGGCCGGCGCTGTCCATGAGCCAGCCGCGCCAGATGCTGTCCGAGGCGGCCTGCTTCGGCACCGTGCAGGTGCCGTCGGGCGGCGAGGCCATCATTCTCATGGCCGACCGGCAGACCACCGGCGGCTATCCCAAGATCGCGCAGATCGCCACCGTCGACCTGCCCCTGCTGGCGCAATACGCGCCGGGGCGCACGCTGCGTTTTTCCCTGATCGAACTCGACGAGGCGCAACGCCTGGACGGCGAACGCGAACGCGCCTTCACCCAATTGCTGGACGCGCTGGCGCCGCTGCGCGCGCTGCTGGCCCAGACAGGAACCCCATCATGA